In Planococcus shixiaomingii, the DNA window TGCCGTGTACTTGATCGGTGAAAGCTTTACTGAATTTGGCGGCAGCGAGCTGCAGAAAATGGTCGAAGGACGCATTTTTGGCAAAGCACCGTTTATTGATCTGGCAGTGGAAGCGACACGCCAACAGCAAATTTTGACGGCCATCCAACAAGGCCTTGTCGCTTCGGCACATGACGTAGCGGAAGGCGGCGTTGCAGTAGCACTGGCAGAAAAAACATTCGGCAATGGGCTCGGAATCGAAGCAACGCTTTCAGGATCAGCGACTACGGCTCTTTTCAGCGAATCGCAGTCACGCTTCATCGTTTCTGTATCGCCGGAACATGTGGGAGAATTTGAATCAATTGTGGAAGACGCCAAGCGGATCGGAACTGTCACTGGAGAAAGTTTGATCGTTAAAAGTGAAGATGGGACGGCTTGGATCAACGAGTCAGTCGAAACGCTTCGCTCAGCTTGGAAAGGAGCTATCCCATGCTTACTGAAATCAGAAGCTTAAATGAAGAATGTGGTGTCTTTGGAATTTGGGGTCATGAAAACGCGACGCAAATCTCGTATTATGGATTGCATGCGCTGCAGCACCGAGGCCAAGAAGGCGCCGGTATTGTAGCGACAGACGGCAAAGCTCTAAAGGCATTAAAAGGCGAAGGCCTTGTTAATGAAGTGTTCACACAGGGAAAGCTTGGAGAAATGCATGGACACGCAGCAATTGGGCACGTGCGCTACGCAACAGCAGGAGGCAGCGGCATTGAAAATGTCCAGCCACTGCTGTTCAACTCAACGACTGGCAGCTTGGCGATTTCGCATAACGGCAACTTGGTGAACGCGACGGAACTTAAAGGCCATCTTGAACGCCAAGGCAGCATTTTTCAAACAACTTCCGATACAGAAGTATTGGCTCACTTGATTAAACGCAGTGGTTATGAGACGTTTGAAGAAAAAGCGAAAAACGCTTTGTCGCTGTTGAAAGGCGCATTTGCTTGTGCCATTCTGACAGAAGAAGCGATGTACGTAGCGCTTGATCCGAACGGCTTGCGCCCATTTTCTCTTGGGCGTTTAGGGGATGCCTGGGTAGTGGCTTCTGAGACGTGCGCGTTTGATATTGTCGGGGCGGAATTTGTCCGTTCCATTGAACCGGGTGAATTTGTCATCATCAATAAAGACGGGGTACGGGCGGAACGCTTTGCGTATCCAGAAGAACGCTCAATCTGCACGATGGAATATGTCTATTTCTCCCGTCCGGATTCGGATATCGATGGAATCAACGTGCATTCGGCGCGCAAACGCCTCGGCATTCAACTGGCGAAAGAATTTCCGATTGAAGCGGACGTTGTAACCGGCGTTCCGGATTCAAGCATTTCAGCGGCTATCGGATATTCCGAAGCAAGCGGCATTCCATATGAACTTGGGTTAATCAAAAACCGCTACGTCGGCCGGACATTCATCCAGCCCTCACAAGATTTGCGTGAGCAAGGGGTTAAAATGAAATTGTCTCCGGTCCGCCAAGTGGTAAAAGGCAAGCGCGTTATCATGGTCGACGATTCCATTGTCCGCGGGACGACTTCACGGCATATTGTTAATTTGCTGAAAGAAGCCGGTGCGACAGAAGTGCATGTCGTCATTTCTTCTCCTCCCATTAAAAGCCCATGTTTCTATGGCATCGACATCAGTACATCCGGGGAATTAATTGCAGCTAATAATACAATAGAAGAAATGCGTGAAATCATCGGTGCTGATTCACTGTCGTTCTTATCAGTGGATGGCATGGTGCAAAATATCGGCAGAACCGATCCGGGTTCAAAATGCGGCCATTGTTTGGCTTGTTTTACCGGGGAATACCCAACGAATATTTTTCCGACTACGGTATTGCCACATGAAAAAGAAACAGTTCGATAGGAGGAAACAACGTGTCAAAAGCGTATGAAAAAGCAGGCGTCAATATCGAAGCGGGCTATGAAGCGGTCAAGCGCATGAAATCCCACGTAGAGCGGACTACGCGTCTTGGCTTGATGGGGACATTCGGGGGATTCGGCGGCATGTTCGATTTGTCGACGTTAGGCTTGAAAGAACCGGTTTTGGTGTCCGGAACGGACGGCGTCGGAACAAAACTAAAGCTTGCTTTCATGGCGGATCAGCACGATACGATCGGCATTGACTGCGTCGCGATGTGCGTCAATGATATCGTGGCGCAAGGCGCAGAACCGTTGTTTTTCCTTGATTACATTGCAGTAGGCAAAGCGGTGCCGGAAAAAATTGAACAAATCGTCAAAGGAGTCGCTGATGGCTGTGTGCAAGCTGGCGCGGCATTAATCGGCGGCGAAACGGCTGAAATGCCTGGCCTTTATGAAGAAGACGAATACGACATCGCCGGTTTTGCTGTCGGCGCTGCAGAAAAATCCAAAATCGTCACGGGCGAGAATATCCAAACGGGCGATGTGCTAATCGGTTTAGCATCAAGCGGCATCCATTCGAATGGCTATTCACTTGTCCGCCATATTGTTTTTGATGACAACGATTATACGCTTAATCAAGCGATTGAGGGCTATGAAGGATTGGGTTCTCTTGGCGAAGTGCTCTTAACACCCACGAAGATTTATGCCAAAGCGGTTGCTGCGATTTCCAAAGAAACACATATTCACGGAATGGCCCACGTAACAGGCGGCGGTTTTATCGAAAATATTCCGAGAATGATGCCTGCAGGATTAGGGGCAGAAATTGGGCTTGGCAGCTGGCCGGTGCTGGATGTCTTCAAAATGCTGAAAGAAAAAGGGCAGCTAGCTGATCGGGATCTTTATTCTGTTTTCAATATGGGAATCGGTTTTGTGTTGGCTGTTGCACCAGAAGACGCAGAACAAGTTATGGCAACTGCGAATTCCCATGGTGAGCATGCCTATGTCATTGGCCGCGTTTCTAACACTGCAGGAGTTCAATTTACAGGTGAACAGGATGGCAGCTTACATGGCAACTAAACCGAAAATCGCCGTTTTCGCGTCAGGAAACGGCTCGAACTTTCAAGCGATTGCAGATGCCATACAAGCAGGTAAACTGGATGCGGAACTTGTGCTCGCTATAACAGACCGGCCGGCGGCTTTAGTAGTTGAACGGGCAAGGCGGCTTGGAATCGAGTCGTTTTCTTTTGTTCCGTCGCAATATGATTCGAAGCAGCTGTATGAAGAAATGCTTAAGGAAAAATTGTTCGAACATGGCGTGGAATGGCTGGTCCTTGCTGGGTATATGCGTTTAATTGGTCCAGTCTTGCTCGATGCGTTTGAAAACCGCATTATCAATATTCATCCTTCGGTATTGCCGGCATTTCCAGGAAAAGACGCCATTGGCCAGACTTTGGCAGCAGGGGCAGAAAAAGCCGGCGTCACCGTTCATTATGTCGATGCGGGAATGGATACCGGCTCTATTATTGCACAGCAATCTTTCCCGATTGCAGGGCGTAAAAGAGAAGCGGTAGAAGCGGAGATCCATAAGATCGAGCATGAACTTTATCCTGCGACGCTGCAGCGATTGTTTAAACATTCGTTTATTTAAGTAAGTATACAGATATTTCGCAAAAAAACTGCGTTATCCTGCGGGAGTCTCGGCTATTTTGCTTCCTATCTACAAAACAGAAGACTAGCGAAGGCACGTCCAAGGGGTGAGAAACCACCCCAGAGTGGCCGAAGCGTTTTCTAAAAGATTTACGATTCAATGCGGGGCTGAAAAATCCAATTCGGCCAACTATAGGAGGACTCACAGTGAAAAAACGAGCGTTACTCAGTGTATCGGACAAATCAGGGATATTGGATTTCGCAAAAGAACTTGAAAAAATGGGTTATGAAATTTTGTCGACAGGCGGTACGAAACGCTTTTTGGAAGACAATGGCGTTGTGATTACGGCCGTTGATGAAGTGACCAAATTCCCTGAAATACTAGGAGGACGTGTTAAAACGCTTCATCCATTGGTTCACGGCGGCTTGCTTGCTAAACCGGATGATGCAGAACATCAGCGGGAAATGGCTGAAAACGGCATAGCTCCGATCGACATCGTTTGCGTCAACTTGTATCCGTTCCGCGAAACAATTGTAAAACCCAATGTAACTGTAGATGATGCGATTGAAAACATTGATATCGGTGGTCCTACTATGCTTCGTTCGGCAGCGAAAAACCATGCTTATGTAGCGGTTATTGTCGATGCTGGTGACTATGAAGCGGTATTGGTCGAACTTCGCGAACAAAACGGCACGACTGCAGAAACACGGCGCCGCTTAGCTGCAAAAGTATTCCGCCATACGGCAGCTTATGACTCTTATATTTCCAACTATTTGACTGAATTAACAGGCGAAGAATACCCGGATCAACTGACCATTACATACGAATTAAACCAGTCGCTGCGCTACGGGGAGAACCCGCACCAAAAAGCGGCGTTTTACCGTAGTCCGCTTGGCTCTGATTTCTCGATGGCCAATGCGGACCAATTGCACGGCAAAGAATTGTCTTACAACAACATCCAAGACGCCAATGCGGCACTGCAAATTATTAAAGAATTCACGCTGCCTGCGGCTGTTGCGGTCAAGCACATGAACCCGTGTGGAGTAGGTACAAGTGAAACGATCAGCGCTGCTTTCGCTAAAGCTTATGAAGCCGATGCTACGTCGATTTTCGGCGGCATTGTTGCGCTGAACCGGGAAGTGGACGCAGATACTGCAAAACAATTGGCTGGAATTTTCTTGGAAATCATCATTGCGCCATCTTTTTCACAAGAAGCGCTTGAGCTGCTGACACAAAAGAAAAACATCCGATTGTTGACGATTCCGTTTGAGCGTGCACGCACAGACCGTTGGAATTTGGTAACAGTTGAAGGCGGCCTACTAGTCCAACAACCCGATGAGTTAGGTTATGAAGATGCAGAAATTCAAGTAGTAACAGAACGCCATCCGACTGAAGCAGAACTTGCCGCTTTAAAACTTGGCTGGAGCGTTGTCAAACACGTCAAATCAAATGCCATAGTGGTATGTAATGATGAAATGACACTGGGTATCGGTGCCGGCCAGATGAACCGTGTCGGTTCCGCGAAAATTGCCCTTGAGCAAGCAGAAGAGCGGGCACAAGGGGCGATTATGGCTTCTGATGCTTTCTTCCCAATGTCCGACACAGTAGAAGCTGCAGCGCAAGCAGGCATAAAAGCGATCATCCAGCCGGGCGGATCGAAAAAAGACCAAGAATCAATCGATAAAGCAAACGAATTTGGAATTGCCATGGTCTTTACAGGAATTCGCCATTTCAAACATTAATCGAGGTGAAACTACATGAAGGTATTGGTCATCGGAAGAGGCGGCAGGGAACATGCCATTGTACGCCAATTCTCCCGCTCTTCTGCTGTTGAGCAGGTCTACGCAGCTCCCGGCAATGATGGGATGAAGCTGGATGCAGAACTGGTCGCTATTGATGAAATGGATTTTAACGCTCTTGCAGATTTCGCTGAAGAAACTAACATCAGCTTTACGTTTGTCGGACCAGAACAGCCTTTAGCAGAAGGAATTGTTGATTTTTTCAATGAAAGAGGGTTGCGCATTTTCGGACCTTCTAAAGCTGCCGCGCAAATTGAAGGCAGCAAAGCGTTTGCAAAAGAGTTGATGAAGAAGTACAACATTCCAACGGCTGCTTACGAAACGTTTACAGAAGCGGAAGCCGCCATTGCGTATATTCGCAAAATCGGAGCACCGATTGTCGTAAAAGCAGATGGTTTGGCAGCTGGCAAAGGCGTTGTGGTGGCGATGTCGCAAGGGGAAGCGATTGCGGCTGTCAACGACATGCTAGAAGGCGCGAAATTTGGGAGTTCCAGTTCACGGGTCGTCATAGAAGAATTTTTGGCAGGCGAAGAGTTTTCGTTCATGTCGTTTGTCCAAGACGGGAAGATTTATCCGATGCCAATTTCGCAAGACCATAAGCGGGCATATGATGGAGATCGTGGACCGAATACGGGGGGCATGGGCTCTTATTCACCAGTGCCTCAAATTCCTGAAACAGTGGTTGATGAAACGTTTGAACGCATTGTCAAACCGACGGTCGACGCCATGAAACAAGAGGGCACGCCGTTTAACGGAATCTTATATGCAGGCATCATTTTGACTGAAGAAGGGCCGAAAGTGATTGAATTCAACGCCCGATTTGGGGATCCGGAAACTCAAGTTGTGCTTCCAAGGATGACCACTGATTTTGCGGAATTTATAGCGGCTGTTTTAGATGGCGGCACCTATTCCCTAGAATGGGACGAACGAGCCATTCTAGGCGTTGTTGTAGCAAGCGAAGGTTACCCTAACTCAGTGAAAAAAGGATATTTGCTGCCTGATTTGTCGAAAATGCAAGGTGTGGAAATCACCCATGCAGGGACCAAAAAAGACGGAAATGGATTTATAGGCAATGGTGGACGTGTCCTGCTTGTTTCAGCAAGAGGCACAACAGTGCAAGAAGCACAAGAAAACGTCTATAAGAAATTGGCGCAACTTTCATGGAATCACTTTTTCTACCGTTCTGATATCGGATGGAGAGCAAAATAATCGCAAATGCGTAAAAAAAATGGTATAATAGTTTTACGAAATAGGAAATGGCACAAATTCGCTCGGATTTGTGCCATTTCTGTTTTATCCTTTAGCCGCCTGGGTATAGGTTTAAGTTGAGAAAGCTAAGATCCACAGTTACCTCCATTTACTCTCCAGAATGATCCAGCTTTACACAGAAACACGAAAAAAAGTTTTTTTACTTGAAAGGGGCATTTCAATGAATTGGTATGAAAAATTAAATCAGTATTTCCCAGTAGAAGAAATGAAATCACAAGAACACATGGAGACCTTGCTGAAAGAAAAAGGCAATGTTTATTATAAAGATGAGGGTCCTTATCATGTCTTGATGTTCGCGGAATTCTCGAACTTTTCTTTTGTCGATTACTTATTCGTTTCAAAAGAATCTCGCGGCATGGGCATTGGCAAAAAGACGCTTCAAATGCTGAAAGATAAAAACAAGCCGATCATTCTTGAAGTGGAACCGGTCAACTATGAAGATACTGATACAGAAAAACGTTTGCGCTTTTACGCACGAGAAGGATTTGAACACGCTAACTCAATCGGCTATTGCCGCCGCTCGGTAGCGACCGGCGAAGAAAATTCAATGGAAATCTTGTACTGGGCTCCAAACGGTGAAACCGAAGAAGACATTTATGAAGCGATGAAGAAAACATACAAAGACATCCATTCATATAAGAACGAAGAGCATTACGGTGAAGCACATGAGCCGGTATCTAAAGTTTTAACACTTAATGAAGTGGACAAAGAAGACGTATTAGAGCCATTTGCAATTGAAGTTAAAAACTGATGAAAACTCCACGCCTTGAGCGTGGAGTTTTTGTGTCTAAAGGCAATCAGAATATTCATATATTTCCATTCCCAACTGTATTTTCATGCATTTTTATGTTAGCATGTAATGTATTGAAATAGTAATTGAAGGAGCGGGATAAACGTGAATCCGTTATGGAAAAACACAGAAATTAGGGAACAACTAAAAGTAATTACAAAAGAAATAGCTCCGGATCTTGTTTTAACAAATGCGTATTATTTGCATAGTATTTTCAAGAAATGGATGACCGGAAATATTTGGATCAAGGACGATCGCATTGTATATGCAGGAAAAGAAATGCCGAAAATTGAGCCTACTACTGAAATAATGAATTTGACTGGGAAATTTGTTGTTCCAGGTTATATTGAACCTCATGTGCATCCTTACCAATTGTATAATCCTCAAACTTTTGCAGATTATTCTGCTCAACGTGGAACGACTGCCTTCTTATCCGATAACTTAACTTTGTTTTTAGCGTTGGAAAACGAGAAAGCGTTTTCATTATTGGATCAGTTGAATAAATTGCCTTTTTCGTTTTATTGGTGGACGCGGTTTGATTCGCAAACAGAACTGAATGAGGAAGATCTTTTGTTTACATCAAAATCGGTTGGCGAGTGGCTGGACCGCCCTGATGTTTTGTTGGGGGGAGAACTGACCGGCTGGCCGAAATTGATGGATGGCGACGACCAGATGCTGTATTGGATCCAACAGGCGAAAATGGGATTGAAGAAAATTGAAGGGCATTTCCCAGGCGCATCTGAAAAGACGTTGGCTCGTATGAGACTGCTTGGTGCCGATGGGGATCATGAAGCAATGACTGCTGAAGAAGTGGAAATGCGCTTGCTTCATGGTTACGGAGTAACGCTGCGCCACTCGTCAATCCGCCCAGATTTGCCGGAACTCTTAAAAGGCATCATCGAACGGGATATTGGAGTCTTCGATAAACTCATGATGACGACCGATGGTTCAACGCCGTCATTCCATTTGGACGGCGTCATGGATCTATGCATCAAAATTGCGTTAGAAGCCGGGGTTCCGCCAATTGACGCATACTTGATGGCTTCTTATAATGTTGCGAGATATTACAATGTGACGAGCTTGCACGGCGTTATTGCGACTGGCCGGTATGCGAACTTGAATATCCTTGATTCTCTAGATAATCCAGTGCCTTCAGGAGTTATTTCCAAAGGCATATGGCTGAAAAGGGATGGGCAAAAAGTAAAATCTCTGCCGAAAATCGATTGGTCCGTTTTGCCGGACCTTAGCTTAGACTTTGAATTAACAGAAGACGATTTCCAGTTCTCGATGCCTTTCGGACTTGAAATGGCCAACGATGTTATTACGAAACCTTATTCTGTAAGCGTTGATACGCATGACGGCAATTTATCCAATGACCACGAAGAAAGCTTCCTCATGCTGCTTGATAAGCATGGCAAATGGCGCGTCAATACGCTCATTAAAGGTTTTGCTGCCAATGTCAGTGGATTTGCTTCTTCTTACAGCAATACGGGAGATATCATTTTGATCGGCAAAAACCGCAAAGACATGTGGGAGGCCTTTAATCAGCTGAAACAAATGCAAGGCGGGATTGTCCTTGTGGAAAATGGGGAAACCGTCTGCACCGTTCCGCTTCCGATTGGCGGTTCCATGTCGAATCTGCCGATGGAGCAATTGATTGAACAGGAAATCAAGCTAAAAGAAGCTTTAAAAGCACGTGGTTACACTAAAGGTGATGCGATTTATACACTCCTGTTTTTGCAGGCGACTCATTTGCCGTACATCCGTGTTACGCAAAAAGGCATTTACGATGTCATGAATAAAAAAATCCTCTTCCCAGCGTTTATGAGGTAATGCGATGAAAAAATGGGTATTGGTCATTGGAATCGTTTTGTTGCTTGCAGCAGGAGCCGCTTTTTACTTGTTTAGCAATGGCGAGGAAACAACTGAAGAGGAGCAGGAAAATCCGCCGGTTGCAGAACCGCAGGAGTCCAAAGCGCCTTTTAGCGGAATTGAAGGAACAGTTCCTTTTAACAAGCGGCCAATCATGGCCGTCATCAATAACCACCCGGACGCTAGGCCGCAAACCGGTTTAACGGAAGCGGACATGGTTTTTGAAATGCTGGCTGAAGGCAGCGTTACTCGCTTTTTGGCTTTGTATCAAAGTGAGTTTCCGGAAGAAATGGGGCCGATTCGAAGCGCCAGAGATTATTTTGTGGAGCTTGCTGCAGGCTACGATGCCTTTTTTATCGCTCATGGCTGGAGCCCTGACGCCAAGCGATTGCTTGAAGCAGGAAGGGTTGATCATATAAACGGCCTGTTTTACGATGGCACGTTGTTTCAACGCTCGACTGACCGAGTGGCTCCGCATAACAGTTACATTACTTATGAAAATGCCTTGAAAGGCATGGAAGAAGCGCAAGCATCTACCGAATATAGTGTCCGTTCGCCTTATTATTTCTATGACCCAGGGGAAAGTGATAAACTGATGGAACAGGCGTCCGTTATAGAAGTCTTGTACGGTACAAGTCCTCAATTTCATAATGAGTTTACATTCGATGAAGCAAGTGGGCTTTACAGCCGCGCTTCTGGTGGAACCGCTACAACGGATAAAAATTCCAGTGAGCCAGTGGAAGTCTCAAATGTCTTAGTATTTGAAGCTGCGCATGAAACGATTGATGCGGAAGACCGAAAAGCGATTGACATAACGAGCGGCGGCAAAGCGCTCATCTTCCAAAATGGAGGTGTCCGCGAAGCCGAGTGGAGCAACCTGGAAGGCATGCTTGTGCCGACGGACAACGGAAAACCTGTTGGGCTCATGCCGGGCAAGACATGGATCCATATCGTTCCAACTGCCCCCGGAATCAGTGAATGGATTCGTTATTCCCCTTAATGGAAACAAAAAAAGGACGGTGAAGCTATATGCAAGTAGATAAAATACGGGGCCCTCAAACCGATCAATTGATCGAAGCGGTCTTGGCGTTAAAAGATAAGGAAGAGGCATATCGCTTCTTTGATGATTTATGCACCATCAGCGAAATCCAATCGCTGTCGCAGCGTCTGGAAGTTGCCCATATGTTGCGTATGAAAAAAACGTACGAAAAAATAAAAAATGAAACAGGAGCGAGCACTGCCACCATTTCCCGTGTTCGCCGCTGTTTGAACTATGGCAACGATGCCTATGAAGAAATGCTGGAGCGTTTGTATCCGGACGAAAAACCATTTCAACTTCCGAAAGACTGAACAAAGGAGTTGCCTCAAAGTAATTTGGGGCAACTTCTTTGCGACGAAGCTAGCGCAGCGATACAGGAGCAGTTGGTTGTAGCTTTCTCTAGTAGAAAGATAAGGCTGTCCACTAAGTCT includes these proteins:
- a CDS encoding YerC/YecD family TrpR-related protein is translated as MQVDKIRGPQTDQLIEAVLALKDKEEAYRFFDDLCTISEIQSLSQRLEVAHMLRMKKTYEKIKNETGASTATISRVRRCLNYGNDAYEEMLERLYPDEKPFQLPKD
- a CDS encoding DUF3048 domain-containing protein, with the translated sequence MKKWVLVIGIVLLLAAGAAFYLFSNGEETTEEEQENPPVAEPQESKAPFSGIEGTVPFNKRPIMAVINNHPDARPQTGLTEADMVFEMLAEGSVTRFLALYQSEFPEEMGPIRSARDYFVELAAGYDAFFIAHGWSPDAKRLLEAGRVDHINGLFYDGTLFQRSTDRVAPHNSYITYENALKGMEEAQASTEYSVRSPYYFYDPGESDKLMEQASVIEVLYGTSPQFHNEFTFDEASGLYSRASGGTATTDKNSSEPVEVSNVLVFEAAHETIDAEDRKAIDITSGGKALIFQNGGVREAEWSNLEGMLVPTDNGKPVGLMPGKTWIHIVPTAPGISEWIRYSP
- the purN gene encoding phosphoribosylglycinamide formyltransferase, translated to MATKPKIAVFASGNGSNFQAIADAIQAGKLDAELVLAITDRPAALVVERARRLGIESFSFVPSQYDSKQLYEEMLKEKLFEHGVEWLVLAGYMRLIGPVLLDAFENRIINIHPSVLPAFPGKDAIGQTLAAGAEKAGVTVHYVDAGMDTGSIIAQQSFPIAGRKREAVEAEIHKIEHELYPATLQRLFKHSFI
- the purH gene encoding bifunctional phosphoribosylaminoimidazolecarboxamide formyltransferase/IMP cyclohydrolase, producing MKKRALLSVSDKSGILDFAKELEKMGYEILSTGGTKRFLEDNGVVITAVDEVTKFPEILGGRVKTLHPLVHGGLLAKPDDAEHQREMAENGIAPIDIVCVNLYPFRETIVKPNVTVDDAIENIDIGGPTMLRSAAKNHAYVAVIVDAGDYEAVLVELREQNGTTAETRRRLAAKVFRHTAAYDSYISNYLTELTGEEYPDQLTITYELNQSLRYGENPHQKAAFYRSPLGSDFSMANADQLHGKELSYNNIQDANAALQIIKEFTLPAAVAVKHMNPCGVGTSETISAAFAKAYEADATSIFGGIVALNREVDADTAKQLAGIFLEIIIAPSFSQEALELLTQKKNIRLLTIPFERARTDRWNLVTVEGGLLVQQPDELGYEDAEIQVVTERHPTEAELAALKLGWSVVKHVKSNAIVVCNDEMTLGIGAGQMNRVGSAKIALEQAEERAQGAIMASDAFFPMSDTVEAAAQAGIKAIIQPGGSKKDQESIDKANEFGIAMVFTGIRHFKH
- the purF gene encoding amidophosphoribosyltransferase — encoded protein: MLTEIRSLNEECGVFGIWGHENATQISYYGLHALQHRGQEGAGIVATDGKALKALKGEGLVNEVFTQGKLGEMHGHAAIGHVRYATAGGSGIENVQPLLFNSTTGSLAISHNGNLVNATELKGHLERQGSIFQTTSDTEVLAHLIKRSGYETFEEKAKNALSLLKGAFACAILTEEAMYVALDPNGLRPFSLGRLGDAWVVASETCAFDIVGAEFVRSIEPGEFVIINKDGVRAERFAYPEERSICTMEYVYFSRPDSDIDGINVHSARKRLGIQLAKEFPIEADVVTGVPDSSISAAIGYSEASGIPYELGLIKNRYVGRTFIQPSQDLREQGVKMKLSPVRQVVKGKRVIMVDDSIVRGTTSRHIVNLLKEAGATEVHVVISSPPIKSPCFYGIDISTSGELIAANNTIEEMREIIGADSLSFLSVDGMVQNIGRTDPGSKCGHCLACFTGEYPTNIFPTTVLPHEKETVR
- a CDS encoding adenine deaminase C-terminal domain-containing protein, whose amino-acid sequence is MNPLWKNTEIREQLKVITKEIAPDLVLTNAYYLHSIFKKWMTGNIWIKDDRIVYAGKEMPKIEPTTEIMNLTGKFVVPGYIEPHVHPYQLYNPQTFADYSAQRGTTAFLSDNLTLFLALENEKAFSLLDQLNKLPFSFYWWTRFDSQTELNEEDLLFTSKSVGEWLDRPDVLLGGELTGWPKLMDGDDQMLYWIQQAKMGLKKIEGHFPGASEKTLARMRLLGADGDHEAMTAEEVEMRLLHGYGVTLRHSSIRPDLPELLKGIIERDIGVFDKLMMTTDGSTPSFHLDGVMDLCIKIALEAGVPPIDAYLMASYNVARYYNVTSLHGVIATGRYANLNILDSLDNPVPSGVISKGIWLKRDGQKVKSLPKIDWSVLPDLSLDFELTEDDFQFSMPFGLEMANDVITKPYSVSVDTHDGNLSNDHEESFLMLLDKHGKWRVNTLIKGFAANVSGFASSYSNTGDIILIGKNRKDMWEAFNQLKQMQGGIVLVENGETVCTVPLPIGGSMSNLPMEQLIEQEIKLKEALKARGYTKGDAIYTLLFLQATHLPYIRVTQKGIYDVMNKKILFPAFMR
- a CDS encoding GNAT family N-acetyltransferase; translated protein: MNWYEKLNQYFPVEEMKSQEHMETLLKEKGNVYYKDEGPYHVLMFAEFSNFSFVDYLFVSKESRGMGIGKKTLQMLKDKNKPIILEVEPVNYEDTDTEKRLRFYAREGFEHANSIGYCRRSVATGEENSMEILYWAPNGETEEDIYEAMKKTYKDIHSYKNEEHYGEAHEPVSKVLTLNEVDKEDVLEPFAIEVKN
- the purM gene encoding phosphoribosylformylglycinamidine cyclo-ligase, translating into MSKAYEKAGVNIEAGYEAVKRMKSHVERTTRLGLMGTFGGFGGMFDLSTLGLKEPVLVSGTDGVGTKLKLAFMADQHDTIGIDCVAMCVNDIVAQGAEPLFFLDYIAVGKAVPEKIEQIVKGVADGCVQAGAALIGGETAEMPGLYEEDEYDIAGFAVGAAEKSKIVTGENIQTGDVLIGLASSGIHSNGYSLVRHIVFDDNDYTLNQAIEGYEGLGSLGEVLLTPTKIYAKAVAAISKETHIHGMAHVTGGGFIENIPRMMPAGLGAEIGLGSWPVLDVFKMLKEKGQLADRDLYSVFNMGIGFVLAVAPEDAEQVMATANSHGEHAYVIGRVSNTAGVQFTGEQDGSLHGN
- the purD gene encoding phosphoribosylamine--glycine ligase, producing MKVLVIGRGGREHAIVRQFSRSSAVEQVYAAPGNDGMKLDAELVAIDEMDFNALADFAEETNISFTFVGPEQPLAEGIVDFFNERGLRIFGPSKAAAQIEGSKAFAKELMKKYNIPTAAYETFTEAEAAIAYIRKIGAPIVVKADGLAAGKGVVVAMSQGEAIAAVNDMLEGAKFGSSSSRVVIEEFLAGEEFSFMSFVQDGKIYPMPISQDHKRAYDGDRGPNTGGMGSYSPVPQIPETVVDETFERIVKPTVDAMKQEGTPFNGILYAGIILTEEGPKVIEFNARFGDPETQVVLPRMTTDFAEFIAAVLDGGTYSLEWDERAILGVVVASEGYPNSVKKGYLLPDLSKMQGVEITHAGTKKDGNGFIGNGGRVLLVSARGTTVQEAQENVYKKLAQLSWNHFFYRSDIGWRAK